Sequence from the Phragmites australis chromosome 11, lpPhrAust1.1, whole genome shotgun sequence genome:
tggacaattcgaaatagttacggttatagatatgcaaagacttgcatatttataaccataactctttcaaacgggagacgcataggttacgcgacatgcacatcctaaagcctaaattagctaaaattcaaaaattcggCGGTACctcctttgtaataaataacaAAACTGGCATAACAACACAAGCATAACAACACAACAACACAGGCATGACAAATATGGATGATACAACCATCTAAAGACTAATTAGAGGACAACCCAGACTGAAATATGAATCAACTTTCATAACCCATTCCCCGTATAGTATTGCCACGAGGACTCCATATGATCTACTTCATGTGCTACCAGCAACACATGCTCACAATGACATGAGTCACATATGAAGTCCTCATGGCAATACTGTCCGGAGGAGGGGGGTGGCcagaggagggaggagcacatggcttcaacAGCGCATGGTgtgtggcggtaccttgtacccgggcgtcggaggggggcggcgcaAGGTGGCGCTGGCCggcgcgggggaggcggcgttgggcagcgcgcggcagcggcggcggcggcggcgggccgaggcggcaaCGGAGGTGGGGGGGGCGGGGGCgctggcgatggcggcggcgacgggccgaggcggcggtggagggggGGCGACGGTGCATGCGGCGGAGGGGcacgggccgaggcggcggtggcccgcaagggcgcggcggcggcggaggggcgcgggctgaggcggcggcggcaggaggggaGTCACGCGCGGGATAGTTTTCAATCTGTCCCCGCGCGCGGTGtggggaaaccctatattcggTAAATTGCCGAGTGtcgactttgccgagtgtcaaatctagaacactcggcaaagaacttgtttgccgagtgtgaaaTCAAGACACtcggtttgccgagtgtaaaagCAAGACACTCGGTAAAGAActgtgtttgccgagtgtgaaagcaagaacactcggcaaacacctaatttttttttttttgctacatatacacttaatgaattaaaaatagcaaacggacctaAAAAATGctaaattttaacatcgaatattctatgttgtatgttgagtgtagaaaaagtttcaaggtcaaacgacgattcaaacgtcacttcgggttcaaacctgatccgttccctctcgaaatcaCGATTCTTCCTCgaagatgcttcggtttctaagcatcgtacatgacaacttttgcgaaaccttcttaatttttttatcacagcctctatgtatcatatcatgacactatgatAAGTCTGatgtttttcagacttcgtttgttcttttagaattaaaaaaccaataagctacatgttgctggtcgagtgttgccgcccagatgtttcaaatttcttgggtaaggcctaaaaatagactcaacaacataaatatgatttttctacccatttttgttcattatttaatgtacttgcagatcaaatttgacttatatccattaaaaacctagaaatgcacttagtgaattagaaatagcaaacggacccagaaaaatgccaaattttaacatcgaatatgctatgttgtatgttgagtgtaaaaaaagtttcaaggtcaaacgacgattcaaacaTCACTTCGagttcaaacctgatccgttccctctcgaaaccacgattcttcctcggagatgcttcggtttctaagcattgtacgtgacaacttttgcgaaaccttctcaattttttatcacagcctcgacgtatcatatcatgacactatggcaagtctcatatttttctgacttcgtttgctttttttagaattaaaaaaccaataagctacatgttgctggtcgagtgttgccgcgcagatgtttcaaatttcttttcatttcttgggtatgGCCTAAAAATAggctcaacaacatgaatatgatttttctacccatttttgttcattatttcatgtacttgcagatcaaatttgacttatatccattaaaaacctagaaatgcacttaatgaattaaaaatagcaaacggacccagaaaatgccaaattttaacatcaaatatgctatgttgtatgttgagtgtagaaaaagttttatggtcaaacgacgattcaaacgtcacttcaGGTTCAAACTTGATctgttccctctcgaaaccacgattcttcctcggagatgcttcggtttctaagcatcgtacgtgaaaacttttgcgaaaccttctcaattttttatctcagcctctacgtatcatatcatgacactatggcaagtctcatgtttttctacccatttttgttcgttattttatgtacttgcagatcaaatttgacttatatccatcaaataatttcttatgaaaaaagagttgtccataaagttagattttgatggaacatagcaaacatgttatccatccaagaatcaccaaatgaagtcgcttttttgttccaccacttctcactatgctaccagctaccttctctgatgcacttaacgatgaaccaagcaaaacccatagatTAGAAGGGCAACTTGGTGTGTCAAGCTgatctgcttttgcttcttccacttggcaagcattgaaaattccttctttgtctggatgacagctggaatgatagtatatagcagagaaattccttttttaaggcaaggaagaagaattgtcattctcCTTCAGAGtacaactgattccaagggccgctcccaggagtcaacatctgctgcatctcaatcttgaagcacgactgaattctaactccaagtccataacaatatcatccttaaaccatactgtagtagtaccggaatcgatgtgtggcggtctttggttggttgttattacgagaaagaaaagagaacaaaaggaaaccaaaaagaaaacaaagaaaaaaaatcttttgccgAGTGCTTCGTATCgggaactcggcaaacatagtccgttagacgacactcggcaaagcgacgactcgccgtcagccgccgaacggagggacacgtggcgcgttgtttaccgagtgcccgaattcgccgagtgttttttctctattttgccgagtgctgttgtttgccgagtgtttgttgaggtatttaccgagtgcttaattgtttgccgagtgcgttagtcgggcactcggcgtaggtggttgtttgccgagtgcccgatataatACACTCGGTATACACATAGGCACTCAGCGTACACATCATTTCCGATAGTGAATCATACAAATATTACATCTCGGAATCACAAATTCATACAAATCTCCAAGGAAACGTACACGTTTTTTTTCACCGGATCATGTTTCACGGTACTAATCTTAAAGCACACCATACATGAGCCATCGGGTAGTGCCTGCCCGGGCCGGTACACGTTGATTTTTCGCACACCATGCATGAGGCATGCATGAATCAGGTCGTCACGCGTCGACGTCCCAGCCGGTGGCCACCGGCACGAAGTCGTCTGGCAGCTCGGCAGCCGTAAGCACCCTGAGGTTCTCGTTCCGCTCCCACGCGCGCTCCATGGCGCGGAGGGCCTCCTCGTACTCCTTGTCCAGATCGGGATCAACTCCCCCGCCGTCCTCGACGATCACGTCGCAGTACATGTCGGGgtccggcagcggcggcacgGTACGGCGCACGAGCCCGCCGTTGATCTCTGCCCAGTACCGCTTCTTGGCGGCGAACAGCGCCCGCACGGCGCCCGAGTCGTCCCAGCGCGCGACGCGGCCCCACTCGCCCTCGGCGTTGAGCGCCACGTCCGGGTCCGTCACCTTCTTCCAGGGAACCCCGCAGGACTCGCAGAAGTCCCTCTCCCATTGCGCCACCGAGCGCCGCAACGGCGGGTCTAGCTTCTCGATCTGTCATTATACCTTGAGAAGTAGAAAGAATAGCAATTGCCATTCCGCTCAAAACCTTAGGAATTCCTTGATAGTTGGCATAAATTCGAAATCCCTTAATTGTTTCTGCAAGACCAACATACTTTCCTGGAGAACCGGTAAAAACTTCTGCCACAAAGAACGGTTGTGATAAGAACCGCTCAATTTTTCGTGCTCTTGCTACAGTTAAACGATCCTCCTCCGATAATTCATCCAACCCAAGAATTGTGCGGCGGCCGCCGGCCGAACAGCGGTCGCGCCACCGGCAGTGGGTCCTCCTGCTGCTGCGGCTATCCCACCAGGGCACCGCTGCCATCACGACTGCCTGATCAGCCACAAGCCGGCCTGCTTCGAGACCTCGACGTGTGGTGCGAGCTGCGAGATGGATTGGATGGAGATCgacgcgcgcggcggcggcgccgggggaAGAGAAGACGGTCGTTCTTGCTGCGAGCTCTGGGTTTACTGCAtactatcactactacaaaatctatttttcgagacacctatGATTGATTTCTAcaagcggttcgtagaaagaaCCGtttgagaaagtggctgcgaCCCCGTGCGGTCGAGGACCatctgtgaaaagtaatttccacaggcggttccttacatggaccgcctgtgaaaatagatctCATTTGCACTGGTAATCCACTTAAGGAATCGCCTATGGAAATTAGTTTCTTAAGTCGACCGCTTGTGCaaatactccataaatactgcttcttcttggccagctccattcagacagacttactgttcgaaacagtaagcatttactgtggcggcTGATTTAGAAAATAgaggggaaggttttgtttttgattttcttgaaggagccaaataaggtatgtatatctcatccctagcttgcatttttttgaagtttagatttagatttaaggctaaattagagtttcaatgtgatctagagatgctcatggttcttgccattttgatcatcaaattagctcaaatttgttgcaatattgatttaattgtgtagattcacatgattctagtattatattttaaaaatgtatcTAGAATGTGAtatttagccttaggaggtttcatcatgaatgagaatattttctctagatctaggggagagggagagggagagggagagagagagtaatgaattcacgttattttgagtcataaatttacgttaatgtagattcaattgcgtagacatattataatcataattagcccgtattttccttttaaaaataatctttttaattttggttttcaaattaattaattaatgtatctaattttgtggttgaagttaaagatggacagagcatggatgtatgatgcgccaagacatggagaaatatacatcaaaggactttctgtttttattgaagtcgcagagaaggacgctttaactaagaagacaaaggaaatatactgtccatgttctgactgcaagaaccagaaattgtgggacaaatcaagtataatcaaatcgTACTTGATCTTGATAGGTTTTtttgaggattacaaatgttggtccaatcacggcgaacaacgtacaagcaaaccaaaccaggacatcgctgctgatcaaatagatggtgatgatgagggagcagtcgaaggcgacactgatgttatgatggatgatgaagccgattttgatctggatgatgatgctgactttgatctggaggaaatgctgcgccacgcagaaccgcatgttttaagggacacgagaggtttagataatttcgaggcgttaaaaaggcatcgaaggaacttttgtatgaggaatcgaatggctgtgataaggagtttatggtgttgcattcggtgcttgaacttctaaggttgaaggccagcaatggatggtctgataagagtttctcggatctgttgagtctcttggcaaacatgcttccgaagcctaactccttgcccaccaccacttatctggcgaagaagcttatctgcccgttgttattggatgtgcaaaaaatacacgcgtatctgaaccactgtatcctctaccgtaaagagtacgaagccttggatagatgtccagtgtgcaatgcgagtcggtacaagaggaatgatgattgtgaggacgaagatgcttccgccaacacgaagaaggagaaaagtaatgctggtcgtgacgaagaagacacttcttccaatgcggagaagaagagatgaaatcctgcgatggtgatgtggtacctaccagtgataccccgcttgcagcACCTGTACTCGAATCCTAGGAACTCTGAACACAGGGGTTTCCTACAGAGCCAAATGCCGAATGAAAATTTTGAACCCAACATTCCTAAGATACATTCAGAAGTTTGCACAGAACCAAAATCATACAAATATTACATCTCAGAATCACAAATTCATACAAATCTCCAATGAAACGTACAAATTTTTTTACCGTATCATGTTTCACGGTACTAATCTTAAAGCACACCATGCATGAGCCATCGGGTAGTGCCTGCCCGGGCCGGTACACGTTGatttttggcacaccatgcatgAGGCATGCATGAATCAGGTCGTCACGCGTCGACGTCCCAGCCGGTGGCCACCGGCACGAAGTCGTCTGGCAGCTCGGCCGCCGTAAGCACCCTGAGGTTCTCGTTCCGCTCCCACGCGCGCTCCATGGCGCGGAGGGCCTCCTCGTATTCCTTGTCCAGATCAGGATCAACTCCCCCGCCGTCCTCGACGATCACGTCGCAGTACATGTCGGGgtccggcagcggcggcacgGTACGGCGCACGAGCCCGCCGTTGATCTCCGCCCAGTACCGCTTCTTGGCGGCGAGCAGCGCCCGCACGGCGCCCGAGTCGTCCCAGCGCGCGACGCGGCCCCACTCGCCCTCGGCGTTGAGCGCCACGTCCGGGTCCGTCACCTTCTTCCAGGGAACCCCGCAGGACTCGCAGAAGTCCCTCTCCCATTGCGCCACCGAGCGCCGCACCGGCGGCGGGTGCGGCTGCCGCCGGCCGAACAGCGGTCGCGCCACCGGCAGGTGggtcctgctgctgctgcggctgtCCCACCAGGGCGCCGCCGCCATCACGACCGCCTGATCAGCCACAGGCCGGCCGGCTTCGAGACCGCGACGCGTGGTGCGAGCTGCGAGATGGATTGGATGGAGATCgacgcgcgcggcggcggcgccgggggaAGAGAAGACGGTCGTTCTTGCTGCGAGCTCTGGGTTTACTGCATACTATGTAGAGACGGGACGCCGGGGGTGCATGGCGGTTGGCGCCAGCACGCGTGTCCGGCTGTCCGACGCTGTGTAGGATTATTGTGGCTGCTTCGAGGATTAATTCAATTCCGATTCTGAGCAATGGTTCAGTTCAGATGCAAAACTTTGGCTTGAGCAATATATGGAAAACAAagccccctttttttttttcctttttgaggaTTATTGCGGCTTCTTCGAGGATGAAGCTCAGGGTTGTTAAGAAACTGGCTCTTACCATGGCTGATTACAACTTCCGCACAACCGTAGAGTATAAGCTTATATGTTGGAGTCTTCTAGGCTCGTATTTTTCTACAGATTCATGTATGGTATGTAGTTCTCAATACTACTTTTGCTACACCTATGTTATAGGTAGCCGACACCTCATGAGTAGAGATGGCAATCGGGCATCGCGGGTACGAGTAGTGCTTTCTCATACCCGTATTCGTGAATTTTAAGTTGCCCGCAGGCATACCCACGAATGCCTACGGATAAAGAGCGAGGAACAAACCTGTTGCCCATGGGTACCCGATTACCTGTGAACGGGCGGTGGCCGGTTGGATCTGAGCTGACGGGCAGTCGGTGATGGGAGTTGAGCTGAGCAAACGAGCGACGGCTGACGAGGATTTGAGCTGAGCGGCAGACGACGAATGGGCGATGAGTGGCGAATCACTCGAGTGGCGGACCGACAGAGGGGCGACGCCATGGTGGGGCTCTCGGGCGGTGTCGTGGTGGACGGGCGACAACACTGTGGGGCTCTCAGGCGACGCTACGGTGGACAAGCAATGGACGACAGAGGGTCGGCGTTGCGGTGGATGGGCAGCGAAGGGCGATGGATGGGCAGCAGAGGGTGGCAACATGGTGAGGAAGCTCAGGCAGCACCGCGGTGGACGAGCGGCGAGCGGCGAAGGGGCGCCACCACAATGGACGAGCGACGGAGGGGCGACTGGGATCCTTGGGGTGGCAGAAGGGTACCAAGCGGCGGGGAATCGAAACTCTGGGCGACAACGGCGACAAGAAGGATGAATGGGGATTGAGAGTTCGAGACTTCGGGAGGGCTGAGGGATAGGGTGGTGGCCGTATTTCTTGGACTGTTGGACTGAGCCCGCATGTCAGTGAGTGAGACGGGTAAACGGGTACCACATGTATGGGTAAGCTTTACAGATACCCATACCCGTATGCCCGTCGGGTAGTTTTTTTTTGCCCGCGAACGTGCCCGTGGGTACTAAATATAGAACATACCTCACCCTATTAGAGTATTTACCTACGAATAAACAAATAATTGGGTATAATTGACATCCCTACTCATGAGTGTCTATTTATAAGTCGGGATAGGGACATATTTGGTATTTTGCCACACCAACCCATCAATATTTGGATAAGGATGGGGAAATGAAAAGCTTGTATTTACTCCCTTCACCGCTAAGGCAATATTATCCGTTATCATTTATTATATGCATAATTGTCTATAGATAAATATGCAGCTCACTTGCCGTGTTAAATTTGAAGTTTTCTTCTTATGGTTTCCTAGAATAACCCTATTGTACCTAGTGATAGTGTGAACTTGAGACAACCCAACAAGGGCACAACACAAGCAAGTTCAAAATTGATAAAATCCGTTGAAACGCCCAAATCTAGAAAACTTGCAATTGCAGTTACATGTCGACACCCGTGGTGCAAACGATAGTTACATGTCTGATAGACGTGTAATTGATTGTTTCATGCCTTCGACTCGACTTGCTTCCTCGCACCTTGACTCTACTCAGAAACAAGACATGAAGGGGGAATCAagtgtttttttccttcttataGAGGTATTTTGCACATTGCTGTTATCCAAGGTGCAAATGGATATAACAAGGCTTATCATGAATTCTTTTTGAAATAATTTCATCCAGTAGGCATTGTAATTGTATGCTTCGCCCAATTCCACCGTTAACCTCCATTTGTCGGGGAGTGAGAAGGAAAACTGTTGAGTGATGATTTTTTGTAACTCTAAGACTGCCGGTCCATTCTGGAGTAGGAAAAAAATCTGGTGCCTTGGGCCAAacatcttgtgatgaaactgGAAACTTATTGGATGAGACCGGGGAATAAAAACCCTTTCATTCTAAAAAAACATCCTTTGTCAACCACACACCCGAATACTGTGTTCCCAAAGGAGTAAGGGGTGAAAATTATTTACAAATGCTCTCTCAAACTTGTATCATGTTACAAGCACTATTTCAGATGTTgcattggaacatccgatggtTTGTCTCCAATCCAACATCCTGGCATCAGTCacactaatattcttataatCTTATTTGGTGAACAATATCCACATATTCGTGTCCAAACAATTATATGTATTCTAAACTCAAGTCATTGAGATCTGTGCCACTGTTGGAGAGAGGGAACATATCAAACTAAAGCAGTCTCAAATCACATATAAAAATTAATTGTCAGAGAGTTATGGTGCCACTGTTAGATAGTTATGGCAAGGGAACACATCAAATTACAGTAGTCTCATTGTATTTGGTATTAGATGTCGACACTTAGTTTCATGCCACCATCTGGAGAGATTGTATTTAAAAAAGATTATATGAAAGCAATATCAGATCAAATTTATACTAATGCAGTTTTTGAGCGCCGAGGTTTCATAAAATAAAAACTGTAGAAATTGGAATGGTTCCTGCAGAACTTCTAGATTAAAAGCCAGCTATAATTTTCACAGGACCATTACTATGTATTACTTTCTATTTTGGAACGACTAATTAGGGAGATAAGGGAATGGCTATATTTACACAGGAGTGTTAATCTGTGACAAAAGCAAGGGAGGATTTTACTGTTCTGAGCGAAGGAGATATCTTAGCAGAAGTGAGGCTTTTACTGATGGCACATCAGAGAGATACAGTAAACTGAGGCGCCTCGAGGTCAAGTTCCTGCTTCATGACACAGCTCATGAACCAATCACTGGCGAATGTTTTGATGCCACTTTTTGCCGCAACCAATGCAAGTTCCGTCTCCTCTTCACACACCAAGAAGATCGTCTTGGATGGGTCATCTGACTcactcaatttttttatgatcTGCAAAACATATAGACGTTAATAACTCAAAGATAGTCTGGAATGTAGCAGTAGAGTAATCATGTTTTCGACCATAGAACCAAGCATGGCTCATGTAGGATTTAGTGATTTACCCCCAAATCCATCTCAAAGTCAGTACATATATTTTATGGATCATCTTTATGCAGAAAAATCATTTCAAAACCATTCTCCTTCCATGAAAATCACATGCCTGTAAGCTCGTGTTTGAATATTACTATTAGCATCCACTCTTTAAAGATGCCTTAGCATAAATTCATGCCTGACAAATTAGGAGTTGCGTTGGGTGATTCATTGAAGTTTGTAAGGTATCCAGATAAGTTCTTAATTCGTACCACACTCCAAAATGGTTCAGGCATATAAGATGCTGCCACAATACAGTATAGTGTGAGGTTACCTTGCCTCCGGTAGATTTGATAATGGATGAGAGAACATCAAAAGAGGGCTGGATGTACTTAGACAGACAGAAAGTGTAGCCAGAAAATAAGGAGCAAGGCCTTTCTTTAGCTGTCATAACTGCATTTCTCAGCTCAGACTTGTACTGCATCCTATATTCTTCATCTTCCAGAACATATTGTGCTTCTCCTGCAAAATATCAGAAAAGTGTAAGAGAATATAAGGAGATCAATTTTTTTGTCAGTGAATTTAAAAAAGTAatgttctttaaaaaaactaagcaGTATGTTTGGATTAGTTCTAGGGTCTAAGCCACAAGACATAGTTCATTACAGCAGAGGCCCCAGGCGCTAAAGAAGACCACAATCGGCACAGGCCTGGTCCTGACATTTCGGTGGCCCGGAgcgagattaaaaataggacatcattattaaatataaatcatccagatctaattttttcagttttcttttagaccaatatacacagtatatatacatatggggCCTCTGGGTTTTAGGGGCCCGGGGTGGCTGCCCCgctcgaccccccccccccccccaagggcCGGCCCTGAATCGGCATCATTTATATTTTCTCTTCAatgcgcgcacacacacacccAATGATAGTTATCTAGTCAACTTTCAACTCACCTACAAACTTCCCTTTCCTGAAGCTTTCTTTTAGCCAGTTTGGGGAAACTATCCAAGCTCTGCAAGGAGCATATGAAATTTTGAATAAATTGAATAAATATAAAACCAGAAAAGTCACAGCATATGAGGGTTAAAACACCATATTCAACTTCAGATTTCAGTCAAGAATAAGGTGCCATATTTTATCACAGGTTGAAACAAGCTTCAGTGTCAcgttctcaaaaaaaaaaatctacagtGTCATTTGGTTGCTCAAGGACACGAACCCAGAGGACAAAGCAACACAGAAATTCATAGTCCTGCGAGCTTTTCCAGTAACAATATGTGTGCATGAATGTCCTTCGCAAGTAACAAATCCCCCAAGCATTTCAACTACCTGCACCATAATGGGTAGCTTATTATATTTCAAAGGCAACAAAATGGAAAGCGATTCActgatgaaaaaagaaaaaaaacgaCTCACAAGCTTTGTGTGTTCTCGAGAAAAATTGATGAAGAAAAGCTTGAAAAAAGTTATTACCATTTAATATGCTCAACTTTCTGTGTTTAAATCTCATTTGAtgacatctaaaaaaaactgATGAAAAAGTATGCTGTCTTTTGTATGGGAAAAGCATTGCAATTTACTCCATGGTGAGAAATAGTGACCATTCATTAAGCATATTGACGATATCCTGATTCCTAGTCATGCTGCTAATATTTTCTCAAAAGTTAACGTTAATGACATAaatatatcatgtgcattaCCTCTGTAAGGCGTGCCTTCTTTTGTTCATCTGC
This genomic interval carries:
- the LOC133884049 gene encoding uncharacterized protein LOC133884049; translated protein: MAAAPWWDSRSSSRTHLPVARPLFGRRQPHPPPVRRSVAQWERDFCESCGVPWKKVTDPDVALNAEGEWGRVARWDDSGAVRALLAAKKRYWAEINGGLVRRTVPPLPDPDMYCDVIVEDGGGVDPDLDKEYEEALRAMERAWERNENLRVLTAAELPDDFVPVATGWDVDA